From Epinephelus fuscoguttatus linkage group LG17, E.fuscoguttatus.final_Chr_v1:
ccaggaTCTCCAGACTGATGGGTCCCCTCTCCATGTCGCCCCTGTGGTAAACATGACTGACGTCTACAGTGTGAAAGGTGACTGTAACTTCTGTCAGTTTACTTGATTTAACTGTCAGAAGAGGCAGCAGCTGATCTGAGCGCAGAAGGTACCAGGTGATCTCCACGCTGGACGTCAGGTTACAGCTGAGAGAGACGTTCTGCCCTGCCTGGACCACCAGGGCTGAGCGGAGAACGGGTGAGGCTGAAGACAGGTAACATCCTGCAACACCTTAGGAGAGCAAACAGGTGAGAAGGACAGATCAGGCTGGAGTAAGAGGAGGCTGATGCTAGGCCTGCAACTGAATACTTGATATTTATCGGGGACAATGTAGCCTTTTATTTAAGATGTCCCAATCATCGGGAGAACATATTTCATGCTGTGCACTGTGTCTCTGAGTGCTGCAGGgaggatgtttttctgtaggccaacctGGAAGTCAGAAGCATAAGGCCAACGTTAGGCTATGAACTAACTACACCGTGGTCGCTGACTTCGACATTGCCACAAGGCTATAAGATAGTGTTTGACATGATGCTCcatagtctcatttagccacttacTGGCAACTGCCtgttttaagacacataaaactcacaagtggggtattgactaatgtattttatgttgtagaacaaaacgtgaaaatctcttaagcttgtATTAAGATGGAAACAGAAGATCAACAATgataactcatttccaggttttggACTTATTCCTGCAGCACTCAATTTAAACCGTTGTAACGTCgactaatgttgtgttcacaccaggcaCAAATAAAACAGTTCACGCGAGTGAATTACATGttaagtcaatgtaaagatgtGACTGGACACAAAGTCCCACCAGGCAGCGCGATGGACGCAGTGCGAATGACGCAAAATACGGGAATTAAGCAGTGCAAATGTGTCTGCCCCAGTTAAAAGGTACAATATTGTGACCTCCTCTACTGTCGCTTTGTTTAGTGTTGTGTGACAACTTTGGACTCTtgcctctagtgccatctattggctgtctCTATGCCATCATAAAGAACGCATGGCAGTATGAGGgcatttttatttacaaagtTTGAAAGGGACGTATCTAtttaaagtataaagtagcCTTGGGCTGGTTTTGACATCTGGAGTTGGAGGGAGCGGCAGACGGCATGACATCTGGACAAGACGCCTGACAAGATGCAGACCGCTTtctttagtgagtcattgctgtgtctcCAGCAGCTAAtcaggcaccaaatgtgggtgccTTGTAGTGAcatgttgctgcatttcctgctgggatagtggcacaagaagtggttgttttttccagagacattgctgtttttccagcagggattgaaaactgggtattttatgctgaaacatgatcttttcctgaccattaCCAAGACATTTttgtgtaaagtttcaacatttctACAATATAATGACATGCAAATTTaatgtatccgtggtttgcagaggcGTACAACGgcaacattttttcttcttttagcGATTAGGTTGCAACATCCGAATCAACCTAACAAAGCTCCACATAAACAGCTCAAAGTGGACAGACCTTGGTCAAATCAGAAGAAATGGAGAAACGGTTCACATAAAGGAGCCATACTCCTTGATTATAATCTCCAACAGACTGCTAGAAtcaagcagcagcaaagaagGGAGAGGGTCTCCTACTTCCAGCACCTCACATCAATGCCCGCACTGCAATAAAAGCTTTGGTTCCAGAATTAGCCTCTTCGGCCATTTGAAGACCCACAGTAATGACTGACTCATACTCAACTTTGAGTGATTGCCAATGATAATGAGTGTACTGTTGGTAAGGGGCTGTTGTTCCTGGTTTGGGCTTCTTAGTTCCAGTGATGGGAAATCTTAATGCAACAGCATACAACTAAATCATAGACTGGTGGTTCCCAACTTGGAGATGAATCTGAGTCATCACACAATGAttaaagaccttttttttttcttttttggggtgCACAAAATCAGCTTTATTttctctgacatttccttctactttttttattgtgaaatatcatttttttaacctttttaacAGTTTTAGTATAGGACACATTTCAGTTGGCACCAAAAAAGCACTGACGTTTGATAATCACCTCAAATTGCATACAAAACCTAGTGAACTCAGGGAGTCAGCATCTAAATTAGGCTAAAAATTGGGAACATTTTGCTTCCTAACACACCTCAGATCCAACTGAGCCTAAAACATCAGTTTGCACGAACCAGGCTGTACAACAGAAACATATGGGCGTGCCTTCTGAACcccagaggagagaaaaaggtCACAGATGTTCAGCTCAGACCTGTCAGCTTGATTTCTTTCACTTTAGTTTTGGTATTTTTAGAAAGTGTGTCTTCACCCCAGCCaccaaaaccagccacaacatATAATGCTTCTACATCAAGCCTTATTTTAAATTTCTGCACATTGTACCTTGGAAGTCTGACACACCCTTGAATTTGAAATCCAAGTCCTGTCtgcatttaaaacagaaaataattttaaaaaaaaacaagcaacaaCTTACAAATTAAAGTGAGGATCCATGTAACACTTGCCATCATTCAGGAAGAAATATTCTCCAGGTGTTGTACACGAGCTGCAGGAGCACGACTGATCACCTCAACAAGTTAACACGGTGATTTTAATGGGAGGAAGTAAGCAGGGACTTTATTATGCAACaggacagacatacacacagaagaGACCACCAACACCATTACAGGGGCAGAAAACGGAAGAATCAAAATGTtccactaaacacacacacacacacacacacacacacacacacacacacacacacacctcagtctGTAACAGATGAAACTGCAGACCTTAGGTTTCGTTTCTGTGGAGATCCGTTAAGTTATATCTGCGCATGTCATATAACCGggtattttttcaaaataaaagcacaacaaccgcagtggagttttttttaatgtcgtGGGAACAAAAGATCTTGTTGACTCAACACATATTTTTCACAGGATTATAAACAAGTTAATATCCtgtgaatttattttaattcagtttaatttaatttgatttaattttactttatttcaactttttttttatatgccATGGTTATTCATGGGTAATTGTCCCCAATTGcttaattaatattttcaaaAACTTAAATATTTAATAGAATAATGTTGAAAAAcactattgttattattattattattattattaatcataaccataaccataatgattataataatattattgaTATTAATAATAGCAGTATTGATTTGGCTCTGCCATAAAACAaaatagcacttttcaaaaacgaaacaaagtgctttacaaaaaaaGGTAATGAAAATATGATAACCCCCCCATAAATTATAAAAGTGAagtaatgataaaaaataatattagtaAAACAAGTTTcagtaaaatagaaataaagtcCCCATTGTTCTACCCTGAAGCCTGACAGCTAAGCTCTAACTCTTTCATTTCATCCGTCAGCTTGCTTAGAAcccagataaaaaaaaaaaaaataataataataataaaaataaaacagctccTTTTATTTTGTAGGCTACATCGCGTACCGGAAATCGAAACTTACAGGGCTGAGGTGATAAAGTTTGATGTCAGCTGAGAGTTAGCACACCTCAAAAACCATCCTtcggaggaaagaggagaggactGAACTAAGTTACCCATCAGCGaacatcatgaaaaacgtcCGAAGGCGACTATGGTAAGAAAcctcacactttattttgaaactaaAAGCTTCCATTACAGTGAGTTTGAgtatttaccttttttttctttttaaattattattatttcccaTATATCTTTGCAGAATAATCCTAaccctttttaaaatgaaatatggcAGAAATTAAGTTGACAGGCTGCAGAATTACAATATATCTGCAGAATTAAAGCATCAGCGTCAGGATTCAGATTCAGGACCTGCAGACCGCAGGTAATAAAATCCCGCAGCTGTTTCGTTTTTCAGGAAGCCAACAAGTCTCTAGAAACGAAACTTAGTGAAATGAGACAAGGTTCACACTGATACTCATCAAGGACGGTGATGCCAGTTCAGCTTCATATTACAacataataataacagcaacaacaaatgaTAAAACTAAACACAGGCCTGTTTCTTTATTCAGTATGAAGTCAGTTCTGTTCAAACATGTCATGCTGTCACCTGAGCCACCTTAAtaaacatacttttattttgtgttttaaaaaagacatatcCAAAGTTattatgaaatatatatataggaaTATACCCCGCCATACATTAGTGGAACACCCCTCAACAAATATTTGTTTcaataagatgaaaatatgattatttcttttaaaaattaaaaataaataaaatatcttcACACCtgcagaaggaaaaaaaaatgtgaccaaTGAAATGTATGATCACTTAAACCTTTatctttagggactgttcattattaATTAGACGGGAGGGATGGTGCAAAAATGGGGAGgcacttaaaatattttttttaagtacagcAGAGGGCGTTATGTTTTTTGATTTGGCGTAGGGGAGACACATTCAACTTTAAATGGTTGCTAGCCAGATATTGTGAAATATGCTCATTTGTGGTTGAGGGAGGGTCCTGGATTTTCCTCCTGTCACTTAGGGAGGCTCAGCGAAACTTATTTGTAGCAGCAGAAAGTGTCATACTATAAGAGAAGAAACCGAAGTCACACCCCAAGCTGCCCCCCCTACTCTGCTGAGTAAAGTACAGTCCCTTATGATGAATAAACTTAACTTCAGTCTGCTGTTTATTCTCCTataaaatcttatttatctgttGTGACATTTGTGTGACTGACTATGaaaagaagcagcaggagtGTTCGGTTGTTTTTCTCATGAgtcttgtgatttttttcaggtttttCATATTTCTACAGTGTGTCCTGGTCGGCAGTTTAGTTGGTGAGTATGAACACAAACAGTTAATTCCACCACAGGGCTTACAGGGCTGTCGCTCTGTCATTTAAAACTGGTTTAAACTTGTGCAGTCCGGTCTCAAAGTCCTTGTTTAGTCTGAACACAGCTGCTGCGTTCTGCAGAAATCCCCTAAACACTACATGTGGAGGTCATGGAAGACTGTAAGGAGACAGAGGTGTTATCGCAGGCAGAGTTGGcattgaaggcaaactgtatTAAATCTTAGTATTAGTAGGCTATAGTATTAAAAATAGACTATAAAGAATAAAAGTTCTCTCCTCAGCAGTTTCTAATGAGGTTGCTGAACTTGAGTTCAGCTCAGGCTCCTGCAAAGGGTCACCAGATAAATCTGACAGGTCATGACATGATTAATGgaacaggaagagaaaagaacaaaataataataataataatttgaccTCCTGGGCCTTAAATCATAATTTAAATGAAACCATCTGATATGGGgagtgtgtctgtggtggaagtGCTGACAACTCTTAGACCCCCGACTACACGCAAAAAGGTTGCAAGCCTTCTTTTGTAGGGCTGTACTGAAAGCCATTCTTTTTACATGTGTAGCTTTTATTTAGCTGCCACAGGATGTTACTGTGACATCAGAAAGATGTTGGAGTCTTACACTGGACAGATGTTGGTgtgaataaaaagtaaatatagtATATATTGTAAACAATAGTAAATATAGTACAGTAAAATTAAATGTATCTGGGTCTTCACCTCTGGGATCATTTTGTCATACCAAAGCAAGGACATTTTTCTCTATCCTCCTTCTCATCTTCCAGACTCCTCTTCCCTGTCCTCCTCCACCCAATCCCTGTCCATCACCTCTAAGGTGGGGAACCAGGCAATCCTTCCCTGCAGCTGGAAGAAGCGCCTCGGTGATGTGGCCTTGCCCTCCTGCCACATCCAGTGGGCGACCCCGGCCGACACCGTGTTCGAGCTGCGGGGGGAGCAGAAGTGGCAGGCTGAGGAGTTTGAGGGTCGGGTGGAGGTTCCCAAGGAGAAGCTGGGGTCCGGGGATTGCTCTCTGATCATCAATGACGTTCAGATTGGAGACACGGGGAGATACGAGAGCTTCATGGTGGTCGAGGGAGTGAGGTCCATAAAAACAAGGGTGTTCATTCAGAGCGTCAAGTTCACTGTGTTCGGTTAGTCATCTTTCTATTTCCTGTTCTTTATCTCACGGCCTCTACTCTCATCTCTATCctgcctttgtttttttcttctatcATCCTATCTCCTTTTCTCAGGTTAttcctctttgttttttataatgCCTCCCACCACCTCTATTACCAGcacagaggcattatgtttttggggtTGCTTGTCAATCCATACCTCCATTTGTCCAATTCTTgtgaaagcaatatctcaagaacgtctTGCGGGAATTTGCTCAGATTtaacacaaacatccactaggACTCAAGGATTAACTGACTAGTTGTTGGCAGTCatcagtcaaaggtcaaggttaatgtgacctcctctgtctcattcttgtgaacatgatatctggGGAATGccttgagagatttttttttttttttcaaatttagcacaaacatccactttgagtcaacaATGACTTGATTAGAATTTGGGGGTCAAAGGcaaaggccactgtgaccttgcatcagtctcattttcatgaacatgatatctcaagaactcctaaagggaatttctttaaatctgGCAttaatgtccacttggactcaatgagaaactgattagaatttgggtCACTGTGACACCGCCCATTGCGTTTTTATGAACACAATAtcccaagaacaccttgagggaatttcatcaaatttggcaAGACATCCCCCTGGACAGAACAgtgaactgattaaaattttatagtcaaaggtcaaggtctgtgtgaccttgcgtccatctAATTCTTGTCAATGCAATAtgtcaagaaggccttgaggaagCTTCCTCAAATTTTTCACAAATGTcgacttggactcaacaatgagctgattagaatttggtggtcgaaggtcaaaggtcaaggtcactatgacctcacaaaacatgtttttggccataactcaacaaattattatttaacAATTATTGTGTGTAGTTGTGtcaaatgtctgataggatagAATGATGTAGCGATGGCATTTTACATGCAAAAAgccaaaggtcaacttcactgtgacattataatgttctgcaaTTCCATTTTTTTATCTTGTCTTTAACCTTTCTCATGTCATCTCTTCTTGTAACTTATcttgtcttctgtttttttgtttccatcTCAGTTATTAACTTATGTTTCTCATTTTGCCATCTTGTCTCAtgtctttcttttctcattttagTTTCCACCTCTATTGTAATGAAATATTGTAATCTCATATCTCAACTAATTTGTCTGCCATTCcttatttaaacatttcatttctccagttctcatttcttctgtttctcATCCTCTCACCTGATTCTCATTTTCAGATCTCACCTCACCCTCtcatctctttgtttctgtttggaTCCTACCTTTCACCTCttatttaatcatttgttttgtctttgttttcttccaTCTGTTTCTGTAATGTAATTTTATTCATCTCATTCTTTCTTTGTGGCTCtccttttttcatgttttctgtcttttctgttttctcctcATCTACCCTCatgtctgctgtctctgtttttccttTCATTCTCCTTTACAATCTGTTTAATCTTAAATGTAAAAATCTAATCTCAGGTACTGTTCACTTGTCCCAAATCTTGTCTTGTCACTTACTTagtctaattttttttaatcttttcttttcattctgcttcgttaaatgttttatttctttttgcttcggtctgtttttttt
This genomic window contains:
- the lgals17 gene encoding galectin 17 encodes the protein MKNVRRRLWFFIFLQCVLVGSLVDSSSLSSSTQSLSITSKVGNQAILPCSWKKRLGDVALPSCHIQWATPADTVFELRGEQKWQAEEFEGRVEVPKEKLGSGDCSLIINDVQIGDTGRYESFMVVEGVRSIKTRVFIQSVKFTVFDHKVLQSKGPGEDLVLDLYTRHSLRVVFLSRNSSVWSDLWMRGDANSERLQKHPLNEQLTIMNLKSSDEGTYKVLDEHGLAVSTVQLSVEENSTALKYHQIHLENPVPTGDAVKSSSSVLLILSVLVMSFQILHLL